A single window of Modestobacter italicus DNA harbors:
- a CDS encoding transglycosylase family protein produces the protein MAKHRAPRYVRTKHALAGVPVAAGATVVGLSVLSTPAASAATTHDWTGVAQCESGGDWDINTGNGYYGGLQFSQSTWAGYGGTSLAPRADLATPAEQVQIAEKVLAGQGIGAWPTCGKRLTDGTTAAAATAAPAPAAAPVQAAAPVAAPAAAGSYTVVRGDTLAKIAAAHGEPWRALYERNVGVIGGNPNVLVPGQVLATSGSAPAAAAPATAAPAAVTTYTIASSTTQAKITNSAGPVKPQAQAGADAVVSNVPGADGITLGGTRASAVDPAGHPSGLAVDYIVASDAALGDAIVAYNLANWDELGLEYIIWEQKILTSPTGSWKQMEDRGGKTANHMDNVHVNYQG, from the coding sequence ATGGCCAAGCACCGCGCACCCCGCTATGTCCGCACCAAGCACGCGCTCGCCGGCGTTCCCGTCGCCGCAGGGGCGACCGTCGTCGGACTCAGCGTCCTGAGCACCCCGGCGGCCTCGGCCGCCACCACCCACGACTGGACCGGCGTCGCCCAGTGCGAGTCCGGCGGCGACTGGGACATCAACACCGGCAACGGCTACTACGGCGGCCTGCAGTTCAGCCAGTCGACGTGGGCCGGGTACGGGGGCACCAGCCTCGCGCCCCGCGCCGACCTGGCCACCCCGGCCGAGCAGGTCCAGATCGCCGAGAAGGTCCTCGCCGGCCAGGGCATCGGCGCCTGGCCGACCTGCGGCAAGCGGCTGACCGACGGCACGACGGCCGCGGCCGCCACCGCGGCGCCGGCTCCCGCTGCCGCGCCCGTCCAGGCGGCTGCGCCGGTCGCGGCACCGGCCGCGGCGGGCAGCTACACCGTCGTCCGTGGCGACACCCTGGCGAAGATCGCCGCCGCCCACGGTGAGCCGTGGCGGGCGCTGTACGAGCGCAACGTCGGCGTCATCGGCGGCAACCCGAACGTGCTCGTCCCGGGTCAGGTGCTGGCGACCTCCGGATCCGCGCCGGCCGCCGCCGCGCCGGCTACCGCGGCGCCGGCTGCCGTGACGACGTACACGATCGCGTCCAGCACCACGCAGGCGAAGATCACCAACAGTGCCGGCCCTGTCAAGCCGCAGGCGCAGGCCGGCGCCGATGCGGTCGTCAGCAACGTGCCCGGCGCCGATGGCATCACCCTCGGCGGCACCCGTGCCAGCGCGGTGGACCCGGCTGGCCACCCGTCGGGGCTGGCGGTGGACTACATCGTGGCCAGCGACGCCGCCCTCGGCGATGCGATCGTCGCCTACAACCTCGCCAACTGGGACGAGCTGGGTCTGGAGTACATCATCTGGGAGCAGAAGATCCTCACCTCGCCGACCGGCTCCTGGAAGCAGATGGAGGACCGGGGCGGTAAGACGGCGAACCACATGGACAACGTGCACGTGAACTACCAGGGCTGA
- a CDS encoding TetR/AcrR family transcriptional regulator, protein MGRNRQPEIAERLLDACTDHALASGLPDRLESFAVASGTSTRMLLYHFGTKEALLREVLRRARARQREYFEELLRVRQGEDYLATLGRAWAGMTGPQGRGYLDLFGRLREDAEERLWPGFRREATTDWLAPLEDGLRTLGRPELATLVLAVVRGLIMDLDATGDTDRVDRAFAHLLASLRGSAAVPGGVA, encoded by the coding sequence GTGGGACGCAACCGCCAGCCGGAGATCGCCGAGCGTCTGCTGGACGCGTGCACCGACCACGCGCTGGCCAGCGGCCTGCCCGACCGGCTCGAGTCGTTCGCCGTCGCCTCCGGCACCTCGACCCGGATGCTGCTGTACCACTTCGGCACCAAGGAGGCGCTGCTCCGCGAGGTGCTGCGGCGGGCGCGGGCCCGTCAGCGCGAGTACTTCGAGGAGCTGCTCCGGGTGCGGCAGGGCGAGGACTACCTGGCGACGCTGGGCCGCGCCTGGGCCGGCATGACCGGGCCGCAGGGGCGGGGGTACCTCGACCTGTTCGGGCGGTTGCGCGAGGACGCGGAGGAGCGGCTGTGGCCCGGGTTCCGGCGGGAGGCGACGACGGACTGGCTCGCGCCGCTCGAGGACGGGCTCCGCACGCTCGGGCGTCCGGAGCTCGCGACGCTCGTCCTCGCCGTCGTCCGCGGGCTGATCATGGACCTCGACGCCACCGGTGACACCGACCGCGTCGACCGGGCGTTCGCCCACCTGCTGGCGTCCCTGCGCGGGTCGGCGGCGGTGCCCGGAGGCGTTGCATGA
- a CDS encoding universal stress protein: MVHDEEESLYVDVPAAGPEASRGPRVVVAVDGSAGSKAALRFGLEDAARRGVPVVAVIAYRLPDWQGEYVGLGPVEGRRFQESLGKQYRDKAQAVVDEVVREQAGALPDVQVRAEVGAPADVLVRESHGADLLVVGSRGHGGFHTMLLGSTSIQCATHATCPVTVVHSPEARRHRLRLHRQRQEATQVAAASR, from the coding sequence GTGGTGCACGACGAGGAGGAGTCGCTGTACGTGGACGTGCCCGCGGCCGGACCCGAGGCCTCGCGCGGGCCCCGGGTGGTGGTGGCGGTCGACGGCTCGGCCGGCTCGAAGGCCGCGCTGCGGTTCGGGCTCGAGGACGCCGCCCGGCGCGGGGTGCCGGTGGTGGCGGTGATCGCCTACCGGCTGCCGGACTGGCAGGGGGAGTACGTCGGGCTCGGCCCGGTCGAGGGCAGGCGGTTCCAGGAGAGCCTGGGCAAGCAGTACCGGGACAAGGCCCAGGCGGTGGTCGACGAGGTCGTGCGCGAGCAGGCCGGCGCGCTGCCCGACGTGCAGGTCCGCGCGGAGGTCGGCGCGCCGGCGGACGTGCTGGTCCGCGAGTCGCACGGCGCGGACCTGCTGGTCGTGGGCAGCCGCGGGCACGGCGGCTTCCACACCATGCTGCTCGGCTCGACGAGCATCCAGTGCGCGACGCACGCCACCTGCCCGGTCACCGTCGTCCACTCGCCGGAGGCCCGCCGCCACCGGCTGCGGCTGCACCGGCAGCGCCAGGAGGCCACCCAGGTGGCCGCAGCGAGCCGCTGA
- a CDS encoding alpha/beta hydrolase has protein sequence MRVVFVHGACVRDGAWWWHRTAELLAQRGVASVAPGLPSCGETGSTPGHDGPGLGEDVDSVAAVLRGSDEPTVVVAHSYGGIVTAEAAAGVDAVRHLLLVSSYLPEVGESLSSFGPAEPAPFLDVDLPAGTFGVRPELLADTFLQDCPDVAGDAGSRLARQSLSVLGQPVATAAWRHVPSTYLVCAQDRGTPAAAQRGFARRAGAVVELDAGHHPFLSQPQAVADLLLGLPT, from the coding sequence ATGCGAGTGGTGTTCGTGCACGGAGCGTGTGTCCGCGACGGCGCGTGGTGGTGGCACCGCACCGCCGAGCTCCTGGCGCAGCGCGGGGTCGCCAGCGTGGCGCCCGGCCTGCCCAGCTGCGGGGAGACCGGCTCGACCCCGGGTCACGACGGCCCAGGGCTCGGCGAGGACGTCGACTCCGTCGCTGCCGTCCTGCGCGGCAGCGACGAGCCGACCGTCGTCGTGGCGCACAGCTACGGCGGGATCGTGACCGCGGAGGCCGCGGCCGGGGTCGACGCGGTGCGGCACCTGCTGCTGGTCTCCAGCTACCTGCCCGAGGTCGGCGAGAGCCTGTCCTCCTTCGGGCCCGCGGAGCCGGCGCCCTTCCTCGACGTCGACCTGCCGGCCGGGACGTTCGGCGTCCGTCCGGAGCTCCTCGCCGACACCTTCCTGCAGGACTGCCCCGACGTGGCCGGCGACGCCGGCAGCCGGCTGGCCCGGCAGAGCCTGTCGGTCCTCGGCCAGCCGGTGGCGACCGCGGCGTGGCGGCACGTGCCCTCGACCTACCTGGTCTGCGCGCAGGACAGGGGGACGCCGGCGGCGGCGCAGCGCGGCTTCGCCCGGCGCGCGGGCGCGGTCGTCGAGCTCGACGCGGGGCACCACCCGTTCCTCTCCCAGCCGCAGGCCGTCGCCGACCTGCTGCTGGGCCTGCCGACCTGA
- a CDS encoding maleate cis-trans isomerase, whose product MPAAHAELRASTEVAAIDRAAATLRGRTLDAVVHASTTSGYVLGHRDEAAAVARLSRRFGVPAVASCAAAVAALRTHGIGRVQLVHPPWFDDEFDALGDAYFRSQGFDAVVTRAVGLPDDPARVRPQHVIDWVEHHVEIQGEAIYLAGNGFRAAGAVGELELRTGRLVIEANQALLWAVLTATSAGWDVTGYGRLLRTSTSTT is encoded by the coding sequence GTGCCAGCCGCTCACGCCGAGTTGCGCGCCTCGACCGAGGTCGCCGCGATCGACCGCGCCGCTGCCACCCTGAGGGGCAGGACGCTCGACGCGGTCGTCCACGCGTCGACGACCTCCGGCTACGTCCTCGGTCACCGGGACGAGGCCGCCGCTGTCGCACGCCTCTCGCGACGCTTCGGGGTCCCCGCCGTTGCCAGCTGCGCGGCAGCCGTGGCGGCGCTGCGGACGCACGGGATCGGGCGGGTGCAGCTGGTGCACCCGCCCTGGTTCGACGACGAGTTCGACGCGCTCGGCGACGCGTACTTCCGCAGCCAGGGCTTCGACGCCGTGGTGACCAGAGCGGTGGGTCTTCCCGATGACCCGGCCCGCGTGAGACCTCAGCACGTCATCGACTGGGTCGAGCACCACGTCGAGATCCAGGGCGAGGCCATCTACCTCGCTGGCAACGGGTTCCGCGCCGCGGGAGCGGTGGGAGAACTGGAGCTGCGCACGGGTCGGCTCGTCATCGAGGCCAACCAGGCGCTGCTGTGGGCAGTCCTGACGGCGACGAGCGCGGGGTGGGACGTCACCGGCTACGGCCGGCTGCTCCGGACGAGCACCTCGACGACGTAG